The proteins below come from a single Candidatus Aegiribacteria sp. genomic window:
- a CDS encoding DUF4276 family protein, translating to MNKSAEIIAIVEGKTEQIFIQSMVSPYLYTKGVYITPIIASKPGQKGGDIKFSRIRKDIELHLKQRSDTYLTLFLDYYGLKRDWPGYLESREKRTSIEKANVINFATMDAAKKMFGEYVTGKRFVPYISIHEFEALLFSDPSVLSSHLNVSESQVTDIVTACGSPEEINDSQQTAPSKRLLNLSKRFKKTTTGITVANEIGLKKIRECCPIFNEWLTVIESIGEG from the coding sequence ATGAATAAATCAGCGGAGATCATCGCCATCGTCGAGGGAAAAACAGAGCAAATATTCATACAGAGTATGGTTAGCCCGTATCTTTATACTAAAGGCGTTTACATTACGCCAATTATTGCTTCCAAGCCGGGACAAAAAGGTGGAGACATTAAATTCTCCAGAATAAGAAAAGACATTGAACTCCATCTCAAACAGCGTAGTGATACTTATCTGACTTTGTTTTTGGATTACTATGGTCTTAAACGTGATTGGCCTGGTTACTTGGAATCAAGAGAAAAAAGGACTTCAATTGAGAAAGCAAATGTAATCAATTTTGCAACAATGGATGCGGCAAAGAAAATGTTTGGTGAATACGTCACCGGGAAACGCTTCGTCCCGTACATATCCATACATGAATTTGAAGCTCTGTTGTTTAGTGATCCTTCAGTACTTTCTTCTCATCTCAATGTATCCGAGTCTCAAGTTACTGATATTGTTACGGCTTGCGGGTCACCGGAAGAAATTAATGATTCTCAGCAAACTGCTCCTTCCAAGAGATTGCTCAATCTTTCAAAGCGATTCAAGAAAACCACTACCGGAATCACTGTTGCCAATGAGATTGGTTTAAAAAAGATCAGGGAATGTTGTCCGATTTTCAATGAGTGGCTTACTGTTATTGAGAGTATTGGAGAGGGCTGA
- a CDS encoding FeoC-like transcriptional regulator, giving the protein MLTEVLELLEKHGRLSLRELAGYFVIESAALEPILDVLMRKGRIRAVSAECSASGSCKGCSCSSREDMLSFEIAE; this is encoded by the coding sequence ATGCTGACAGAAGTACTTGAATTGCTCGAGAAGCACGGAAGGCTCTCCCTCCGTGAACTGGCAGGTTACTTTGTAATAGAATCGGCCGCGCTGGAGCCGATTCTTGATGTTCTTATGCGGAAGGGAAGGATCCGGGCTGTATCCGCAGAATGCTCCGCGTCCGGTTCGTGCAAAGGCTGTTCCTGTTCCAGCAGGGAAGATATGCTTTCATTCGAGATAGCGGAGTAG
- the feoB gene encoding Fe(2+) transporter permease subunit FeoB, with translation MRNIKIAIAGNPNVGKTTLLNALTGSRQRVGNWPGVTVDRIEGSYKHDDVEVDVTDLPGIYSFTAFSIDESIARKYILKEHPDLIVNILDATNLERNLFLTTQLLEMKVPMIVALNMTDLAAKRKIKIEIEHLSRHLDCPVIPIVASRNKGIDELKDMINRESVNRSIPETKVAYDSVLEKAIHIIQNRVQQISKENEVDPRWLAIKLLEDDEYAIELCGDSVPCDSLKSEIEQVEKHVGDDMDIIMADGRYGFIHGLSKDVVHRTSEVRRNVSDRIDMVILNRILGIPIFLGVMYMMFVITIHVGAPFIDFFDGLTGTIFVDGFRVLLEIFKLPEILVTFLSDGIGGGIQTVATFIPPIFLIFFCLSLLEDSGYMARAAFVMDRSLRVIGLPGKAFIPMLVGFGCNVPAIMATRTLENNRDRILAIMMNPFMSCGARLPVYTLFVAAFFPRNGGSVLFSLYMVGILLAVGTGLLFKRTILQGETSTFVMELPPYHLPTFKGIMYHTIYRLKSFILRAGRVIIIVVIVLSFLGSIGTDGSFGNQDSENSVLSAISKTIAPIFYPMGLTSENWPAAVGLFTGIFAKEAVVGTLDTLYSGMNSRERGSEVEEEPFDFWAGIAESFAAIPDGFRNFGGALRDPMGVEISDDLSNTEEAAEEIEIETGTLAAIQEHFNGKVGAYAYLLFILIYAPCVAAIAAIYRETNLRWAMFSTVYLSILAWVVSTLFYQIGTFTDNPAGSAMWISIAIGTLGLIYVSLKFMSRRMVVSA, from the coding sequence ATGAGAAATATTAAAATCGCGATAGCAGGTAATCCGAATGTCGGCAAAACAACGCTTCTGAACGCTTTAACCGGATCCCGACAGAGAGTCGGCAACTGGCCCGGCGTAACAGTGGATCGAATTGAAGGAAGCTATAAACATGATGATGTGGAAGTTGACGTAACAGACCTGCCCGGTATCTATTCCTTTACCGCGTTCTCAATAGATGAATCAATTGCAAGGAAGTACATTCTCAAAGAACACCCGGACCTTATAGTAAATATTCTTGATGCTACCAATCTGGAACGCAATCTCTTCCTGACAACCCAGCTGCTTGAGATGAAAGTTCCAATGATTGTCGCGCTCAACATGACGGATCTGGCGGCAAAACGGAAAATAAAGATCGAGATTGAACATCTATCCAGGCATCTCGACTGTCCTGTTATTCCTATCGTTGCTTCCAGAAACAAGGGAATCGATGAACTGAAGGATATGATTAACAGGGAAAGTGTGAATCGCTCCATTCCTGAAACGAAGGTTGCTTACGACTCGGTACTTGAAAAGGCAATACATATCATTCAGAACAGAGTGCAACAGATATCGAAAGAGAACGAAGTAGATCCCAGATGGCTTGCTATCAAGTTACTCGAAGACGATGAGTACGCGATTGAATTGTGCGGTGATTCCGTTCCCTGTGACTCTCTTAAATCCGAGATAGAACAGGTTGAAAAGCATGTTGGTGATGATATGGATATCATCATGGCTGATGGAAGATACGGTTTCATACACGGCCTCTCAAAGGATGTGGTGCATCGGACAAGTGAAGTCCGGAGAAACGTATCCGATAGAATCGATATGGTTATTCTCAACAGAATTCTGGGGATACCCATATTTCTCGGGGTTATGTACATGATGTTCGTCATCACGATACATGTAGGCGCTCCTTTCATTGATTTTTTCGACGGTTTAACGGGAACCATTTTTGTGGACGGATTCAGGGTTCTTCTTGAAATATTCAAACTGCCGGAAATCCTTGTAACTTTTCTGTCAGATGGCATAGGCGGCGGTATTCAGACAGTCGCGACCTTCATTCCACCCATTTTCCTTATTTTCTTCTGCCTTTCTCTCCTTGAGGATTCAGGTTATATGGCGAGAGCCGCATTCGTAATGGATCGGTCTCTCAGGGTGATAGGTCTTCCGGGTAAAGCGTTCATTCCAATGCTTGTGGGATTCGGGTGCAATGTACCTGCGATAATGGCAACCCGTACACTCGAGAACAATCGGGACAGGATTCTCGCGATAATGATGAATCCATTCATGTCCTGCGGAGCCAGATTGCCGGTCTACACTCTTTTCGTAGCGGCGTTCTTCCCGCGAAACGGAGGTTCTGTGCTCTTCAGTCTGTACATGGTGGGAATCCTTCTGGCCGTGGGAACGGGGCTTCTCTTCAAGAGAACGATCCTTCAGGGCGAGACATCAACCTTTGTTATGGAGCTGCCACCGTATCATCTCCCGACATTCAAGGGAATAATGTACCATACGATCTACCGTTTGAAGAGTTTCATACTGAGAGCAGGAAGAGTTATCATCATTGTTGTGATTGTACTCAGCTTCCTCGGCTCAATTGGAACGGACGGCAGCTTCGGCAACCAGGATTCAGAAAATTCTGTTCTATCCGCGATCAGTAAAACAATAGCTCCCATATTCTACCCGATGGGACTTACCTCTGAAAACTGGCCGGCGGCCGTCGGTCTGTTCACGGGCATTTTCGCGAAGGAAGCCGTTGTCGGTACACTCGATACACTGTACAGTGGAATGAACTCGCGGGAGAGGGGTTCCGAAGTAGAAGAAGAACCTTTCGATTTCTGGGCTGGAATCGCTGAATCCTTTGCCGCGATACCGGACGGTTTCAGGAATTTCGGAGGAGCGCTGAGAGATCCGATGGGTGTTGAGATAAGCGATGATCTGAGCAATACGGAAGAAGCCGCGGAAGAAATAGAGATTGAAACCGGTACTCTTGCCGCCATACAGGAGCACTTCAACGGAAAAGTGGGAGCTTACGCTTACCTTCTGTTCATACTTATCTACGCGCCGTGCGTGGCAGCTATTGCGGCTATCTACCGCGAGACGAATCTCCGCTGGGCGATGTTCTCCACGGTCTACCTCAGTATTCTCGCATGGGTGGTAAGCACTCTTTTCTACCAGATAGGAACGTTTACTGACAATCCGGCCGGTTCCGCGATGTGGATATCGATAGCCATTGGAACCCTCGGACTGATTTACGTCAGTCTGAAATTCATGTCCAGAAGAATGGTAGTTTCCGCGTAA
- a CDS encoding FeoC-like transcriptional regulator gives MLTEVLELLEKHGRLSLRELAGYFVIESAALEPILDVLMRKGRIRAVSAECSASGSCKGCSCSSREDMLSFEIAGE, from the coding sequence ATGCTGACAGAAGTACTTGAATTGCTCGAGAAGCACGGAAGGCTCTCCCTCCGTGAACTGGCAGGTTACTTTGTAATAGAATCGGCCGCGCTGGAGCCGATTCTTGATGTTCTTATGCGGAAGGGAAGGATCCGGGCTGTATCCGCAGAATGCTCCGCGTCCGGTTCGTGCAAAGGCTGTTCCTGTTCCAGCAGGGAAGATATGCTTTCATTTGAAATAGCGGGTGAGTGA
- a CDS encoding ATP-binding protein codes for MAYYNNQNDAYERIFDIVDNALPELEGALLKLALIRKEDGSIYISNGRIVFQQEVESKEQIFEYPKMILYSKWLTIPEIKKTLRSILTGKWQFLDQIISREYALWDDNVRLPDQNSVSGWREFAFVGRSQNRENSDYNYQPLVAFGKPAYASELLAVAEWIYGDSNKEQFVRGMDQLEIVIPDKRGRIEAAMWGPDSLTVDVNTILSTGDLSLQIIEKSGSGLRRNEGELSNSNDTLSKKKFFAEIDDSTDSVELYLIHRDNSLLDFAKMQVKGKDYEAVDGERTIEDIAIDDFENGEGDTVEFKSWIEKGHKKENELLRTVVAFSNTLGGRIYIGVRDDGSVQNGTMLKNAFKCAYQDALNLAVKRVKKLITESLKPLPEFQVLILPMAGENVIVIEVQEGYNTPYALHDNSILVRRGATIKKPEPSKELLYLIQKNPTNRGIFV; via the coding sequence ATGGCATACTACAACAATCAGAATGATGCGTACGAAAGGATATTTGATATTGTCGATAATGCTCTACCTGAGCTAGAAGGAGCACTACTAAAACTCGCTCTAATAAGAAAAGAAGATGGATCAATCTATATTTCCAATGGTAGGATTGTGTTTCAACAAGAAGTTGAGAGCAAAGAACAAATTTTTGAATATCCCAAGATGATATTGTACAGCAAGTGGTTAACCATTCCGGAGATCAAGAAGACTCTTCGATCAATTCTAACTGGGAAATGGCAATTTCTAGATCAAATTATTTCTAGAGAGTACGCTTTATGGGATGATAATGTGAGACTTCCGGACCAGAATTCTGTTTCTGGATGGAGAGAATTCGCCTTCGTAGGAAGATCACAAAACAGGGAGAATTCAGATTATAATTATCAACCGCTAGTTGCATTTGGAAAACCTGCATATGCATCTGAACTCCTTGCGGTAGCAGAATGGATTTATGGTGACTCAAACAAAGAACAATTCGTTCGGGGTATGGATCAGCTTGAAATTGTGATACCGGACAAGCGAGGGAGGATAGAGGCTGCGATGTGGGGACCAGACTCATTAACTGTTGACGTAAATACAATTCTCTCCACAGGGGATTTATCGCTACAGATTATTGAGAAATCAGGTAGTGGCCTTCGAAGGAACGAGGGTGAACTCAGTAATAGTAATGATACACTATCAAAAAAAAAGTTTTTTGCCGAAATTGATGACTCAACTGATTCGGTTGAACTCTACCTTATTCATCGGGATAATTCGCTTTTAGATTTTGCCAAGATGCAAGTGAAGGGCAAGGATTACGAAGCTGTGGATGGAGAAAGAACTATCGAGGATATTGCCATAGATGATTTTGAGAATGGCGAGGGAGATACAGTTGAATTCAAGTCGTGGATCGAAAAGGGTCATAAGAAGGAAAACGAGTTACTGAGAACTGTTGTCGCATTCTCAAATACATTGGGAGGAAGAATTTACATTGGTGTGAGAGATGATGGAAGTGTGCAGAATGGAACCATGCTAAAAAATGCATTCAAATGTGCCTACCAGGATGCATTGAATCTTGCGGTGAAGAGGGTAAAAAAGCTTATTACTGAGAGTCTTAAACCCTTACCTGAATTCCAAGTTCTCATTTTGCCAATGGCTGGAGAGAATGTAATTGTAATCGAAGTTCAGGAAGGATACAACACACCTTATGCTTTACATGACAATTCCATACTTGTAAGACGGGGTGCAACAATCAAAAAACCGGAGCCTTCGAAGGAACTACTTTATTTGATTCAAAAGAATCCAACCAATCGAGGTATCTTTGTTTAG
- a CDS encoding AAA family ATPase, with amino-acid sequence MSNALDRLTIRGFKSIRELNDFKLGNLNVFIGGNGAGKSNLIEFFRMLQKVMTGNLNEYIRSGGGISDFLFNGPKITSEMHFETRFGIRGYRFNIKPGLSENFAIEDEARYYEPGRTGWWELGSSADGSSLLVDEALSDSRDSKYSKPVYEAVTSWKIYHFHDTSVTAGMRRLEIVQDKKYLRFDASNIAPYLLRLKKQHAGIYQEIVNSVRLVMPFFDKFLLDVEIFGEKQKVNLSWLQKGSDYPMQPHLFSDGSIRFICLATALLQPNPPAAIIIDEPELGLHPSAISVLAELIQDASRRTQIIVATQSPALVDHFEVEDVVVVNREDGASTFKRLRLSDFSSWLETYSVGELWSKNVISGGPVYE; translated from the coding sequence ATGAGTAATGCATTAGACCGGCTGACCATCAGAGGTTTCAAATCAATAAGAGAACTGAATGATTTCAAGCTAGGAAATTTGAATGTCTTTATCGGGGGAAATGGTGCTGGTAAAAGTAATCTCATCGAATTCTTCCGAATGCTGCAGAAAGTAATGACTGGCAACTTGAACGAGTACATTCGATCAGGTGGTGGTATTAGTGATTTTCTATTTAATGGTCCTAAAATAACCTCAGAAATGCATTTTGAAACTCGTTTTGGCATACGAGGTTATCGCTTCAATATTAAACCAGGTCTCTCTGAGAATTTTGCTATCGAGGATGAGGCTCGTTATTACGAACCTGGAAGAACTGGTTGGTGGGAATTAGGTAGCAGTGCTGACGGTAGCTCTTTGCTTGTTGATGAGGCTCTGAGCGATTCACGAGACAGTAAATACAGCAAACCTGTATATGAGGCAGTAACTTCGTGGAAGATCTACCACTTTCACGATACAAGCGTTACAGCAGGAATGAGACGTCTCGAGATTGTTCAGGATAAAAAGTATCTGCGTTTTGATGCATCCAACATTGCTCCTTATTTGCTTCGGCTAAAGAAGCAGCATGCAGGCATATATCAGGAAATTGTAAATTCTGTACGATTGGTTATGCCTTTCTTCGATAAGTTTCTATTAGATGTTGAGATTTTTGGAGAAAAGCAGAAAGTGAACTTATCCTGGTTGCAGAAGGGATCTGATTATCCAATGCAACCACATCTTTTTTCTGATGGTTCAATTAGATTCATTTGTTTAGCCACTGCACTTCTTCAGCCTAATCCTCCAGCGGCTATTATTATCGACGAACCCGAGCTTGGGCTGCATCCATCTGCTATTTCTGTACTGGCTGAGTTGATTCAGGATGCTTCTCGCCGCACACAAATTATTGTTGCTACACAATCTCCAGCTCTGGTAGATCATTTTGAAGTAGAAGATGTTGTCGTGGTTAATAGAGAAGACGGTGCATCCACTTTTAAAAGGCTGCGACTCTCTGACTTCAGCTCATGGCTGGAAACCTATTCTGTTGGTGAGCTATGGAGCAAGAATGTCATTTCCGGTGGACCTGTGTATGAATAA